Within the Anaerolineae bacterium genome, the region CTCATTGTTTCTTCGCCAAAGTTATGGTGAGCCATAACAATTCGTCTCCAATTTATAGGGTATACCTTATCATAATTAATACCACCAGGCAAATTTTTATACCAGTGATGAATGTCATCATAAAATTGGACGAATGTCACATTAAGTTTTAAGCAAGGTTAAGTGGAATGATAATTGGGGGTTAAATTGGGGTAACTAAAAAATACATAGGCCAAACCAATTGTTAGTATTGATGCGTTGTCACCCCAACTGGAGCAGTTGATTACGGTTACGAACGCCATTGGTAAATTACTATCTGAATAGAGATATACCTGGTCGGCTAGATAGGATATAAAACCATATCCATTGGCAACAAAAAATGAGGCTATCGCCAGGAGATAGCCTCATTGATCATTTTTTGGAAATAGAACTATTTGACTGGGGTAACTATGGTCACAGGATAGCCAGATTCTGTAGCCGGTTCCACAACCTCTGGCTCCACTAATGTGGCCGGGAAAAAGGTAGGCTGCGTACTAGTCTGCCAGGTGGCGCTCCAGGACCACGGGCCACCACTAACAACGCCACAACCGGGTATGCTAAAATTGCTCAGTCCACAGGTCCCACTTGCGGTCTTGGACGAATTAAACATGCCGGAGGCATAGTATGAACCAGTAAAGGAGAAATGATTGTTGGTTATGGGATCCAAGACGGTGCGGTAGATAGAGTAACTACCACAGCCTGATACCGAAAAGTAGGTTTTGAATTGGGCTACATTTGCGCTGTCTGTAGTTACGTAAAAATCATTTTTCCCAGGATCACTCCAAAATCCTGGCTGGGCCGCTGTCATAGATGGTGACTTGAGGATGAGAGGTAAGTAGAGGTAGTTGGTTTCGGGTCCGCTCGAAGGAACATCCAGGTAGAGCCGCCCATAGCCAAATATCGTATCCTTGTCTGGACTGCCCATGTCAATGGCGTGATCTTCCAGGAAGGATTGCAATTGAGCGGGGGTATAAGTGGGGTTAGCGTCCAAAACCAGGGCAGCCGCGCCGGCAACGTGCGGAGTAGCCGCCGAGGTACCATCAAACCCACCGGCCCCATAACTTTCCGTGGATACGTTGGCGTAGCCGGAGATGTCGGGCTTGATAGAACCACCTGTCTCGGCTCCACCCGGGCCGTTGGTGGGGCCTTCAGAACTGTAAGATTCCTGTGGATAGGGAGACGTGACATCCAAGGCAGCCACAGTCATGGCATTCGGTGCGTCAGCCAGGTTGGACAGGCTGCGGGCATACAAAAGCTCGTCCAGGCGCGCGACCTTTGGCGCAAATATTTCAAAGTTGACGTTCCAGGTACTGCTCCAACGTTCAACGACAAAGCCATAAGGGGCTGATGAACCGGTGGTAATGCCAATAACATACTCTGTCGGGCTTTGGCCAACGCCGCCATTTTGGTTATTCGTACTGGAAGCAATAGTGGCCCAATTACTCCCGTTCCAACGCAATAAATATAGGTCGTAATCTTGGTTGACACTCGTCCAATCATTCCAACGA harbors:
- a CDS encoding S8 family serine peptidase, which gives rise to MPVDLTASKQVSKHPKLDSALANVAVGANLSTTEALSRAGAESLRVSDSQVHVQIITHPSGLENVLQALTEAGGTVTGVSNETSLIQGWLPVSALETVAAQSDVYYIRRPVEAVLLENLKVGSSTTEALDDINATAWHAAGYTGTGVKVGIVDGGFIGYTGLLSTDLPASVTVRNFVDGETDAQVGTTTEHGTACAEVVHDMAPGAQLYLVKIATNLDLQEAVTYLIGQGVDIISTSLGWYNLTPGDGTGEFTNLVTQARNNGILWTTAASNDREAHWGGLYNDPDSDDYHNFNGTQEVNYFGSGDGSAYSIPSGYIIRVFLRWNDWTSVNQDYDLYLLRWNGSNWATIASSTNNQNGGVGQSPTEYVIGITTGSSAPYGFVVERWSSTWNVNFEIFAPKVARLDELLYARSLSNLADAPNAMTVAALDVTSPYPQESYSSEGPTNGPGGAETGGSIKPDISGYANVSTESYGAGGFDGTSAATPHVAGAAALVLDANPTYTPAQLQSFLEDHAIDMGSPDKDTIFGYGRLYLDVPSSGPETNYLYLPLILKSPSMTAAQPGFWSDPGKNDFYVTTDSANVAQFKTYFSVSGCGSYSIYRTVLDPITNNHFSFTGSYYASGMFNSSKTASGTCGLSNFSIPGCGVVSGGPWSWSATWQTSTQPTFFPATLVEPEVVEPATESGYPVTIVTPVK